In Esox lucius isolate fEsoLuc1 chromosome 6, fEsoLuc1.pri, whole genome shotgun sequence, the following proteins share a genomic window:
- the ank3a gene encoding ankyrin-3 isoform X33 yields the protein MAVFLCEDAMTGDTDKYLRPQDLKELGDDSLPQEGYMGFSIGVRSASPRISLRSFSSDRSNTLNRSSYARDSMMIEEILAPTKDTLQSVCKDLSYLVDPLNKHLAVTRDYDADCLRRYSWTPDTIDHSNTVSSPIHSGLSSPLPQYDSRFLVSFMVDARGGSMRGSRSNGMRIIIPPRKCTAPTRITCRLAKRHKLAYPPPMVEGEGLVSRLVEVGPAGAQFLGPVIVEIPHFGSMRGNERELIVLRSDNGDTWKEHQYDCHPSDITDILNGMDEELDTDAELEKKRICRIITRDFPQYFAVVSRIKQESNHMGPEGGTLSSQTVPMVQASFPQGALTKKIRVGLQAQPVPDNMVRNLLGNRATFSPIVTVEPRRRKFHKPITMTIPVPPRSAEGHPSGHRGDSTPCLRLLCSITGGTSPAQWEDITGTTPLSFVTDCVSFTTNVSARFWLADCHQIPETVGLASQLYRELICVPYLAKFVVFAKMNDPVESRLRCFCMTDDKVDKTLEQQENFEEVARSKDIEVLEGKPIHVDCYGNLSPLIKNGQQLVFNFFSFKENRLPFNVKIRDIGQEPCGRLSFLKEPKTTKGLPQTAICNLNITLPTHKKDMMESDPDDETEKPDRRHTFASLALRKRYSYLTDPAAKTTDRGTPRTQPTGYTYKPVFSTRSYQAWSAVPVSVPGQAKSGFGSHSSSSSNTPTASPLKSVWSITSASPIKSNIGGSPAHSIKSVSDVVSPIRSYRTISSPIKTVVQQAQYPVQVTPSLLSSPVRSVPDPVSVKGLAALSARTSPITTGGGCLLERSSIAMTPPASPKSSLNMYSSTPFKGVIVSTGTATSSSPIKTVPGLSSVRSSADPSSPSRSLFSSLSSPIKSNTPTAAALINGTVSPTKYRSSSPTSILSSSLQERIQATTNAATTSVNAAFDEVEKTFTSCSASGYGTLKSMSSSASSSYQSIRSSASSSLYASLRSPPNSTTTVTSGTMTVPVYSVINVLPEPQFKKLPEVSKSTAALLSPRKTMPIETNSQTQSSFNRTLSPVKSPLFMSPSALKSTAPSPLSSSQEILKDVAEMKEDLIRMSNILQTEPSSASKGFQSDSPKETKIEDEEPYRIVEKVKQDLVKVSEILTKDTVKDSKMGFKMNLTDEAQFSKHAPVDPQQSNWSYPPRYETVVPQIKTKTIPDRDFNLSKVVDYLTNDIGSSSISKIADTKHRSDEVRREGEEKQKRMLKPEHKLKMPPANMRSSASEKELCKLADVLFGPDTMLESPDDISHDQDKSPLSDSGFETRSERTPSAPQSAEGMGPKALFQDIPPVITETRTEVVHVIRSYESPEDNKQPMMEDTRAVRYIDAESKGISASNVDQSKAFQLKISPEDDSVGKGMRVKEETHITTTTRMVYHKPQSKENTSERIEESMSVHDIMKAFQSGRDPSRELSGLFEHKASNDDTSQRVLEDVNSKPKVERIIEVHIEKGNKTEPTEVIIRETKNHPEKEMYFYQGNSRMSKQGEEEPEEMLPCYLESSRVNTPVSQDEDSRPSSAQLMADDSYKTLKLLSQHSVEYTDDESSELRGESYNFADKMLLSEKPDTSHSDTEEYLRDRSRFHSSDSSHYSQGRSSGPRQEYVLSSSKTNTSGQNANVDDNFDKLTLLQYSSEPGSPKHSVWMRVTDDRQSKNREKMIYEDRVDRTVKEAEEKLSEVSQFFRDKTEKLNDELSSPEKKSRRSDFRETRSGPSSTHSSPERSEYRNGGSGEECRDRFRERFGSSDRKCASLPSSPERRVLLQYNDDNRKPGDGTSHTNASDASKPFQMSSSKVSAVRLQFEQQAQKQDKSAQWGHTSNPPVRKLQESKLPVYQVFAGSNIPKSPDSPGTTRKVLDSEVRGSSGPSPNTNRYIYSSPKHVMNEIEQEEKKYCKTWECHGNGNYKPQVSKLANTSVQNVHDHDSNNSPRELQSFRDGIASNEETTKKIIYTELVVQENPNSRDVRTCSQKKNSESQIPVRMPSSLSESHQSTSLRLETSVKLCERAGSQIPTLTKNRLHRGCEGNKPTNSSSLGKCSDSIDSNLSTIVCNGIGSDQVEYLENITPVVVTEGFKDIKPLPVYVSIQVGKQYEKETAEQLGTYKKIVSHESRTVHETRGAFYSVKQKQPPSPQGSPEDDTLEQVTFMDSSKSPVTPETPSSEEVSLASRTPESVIGYIPSMPSPIAEESEEDEGQTLIYKESLLKKAKTASSEPSNRNQETLKHPKEKRVAYIEFPPPPPLEAEQSDPEKRGSCASSEAETEMMEVNLQEEHDRHLLAEPIIRVQPPSPVPPGADDSDSSDDESVFHPIPNKKYTFKMKEKEEGEKRLKPKKPERNGNNKESGTNGAEKAEDIDLEPNGNDQSITDCSIATTAEFSHDTDATEIDSLDGYDLQDEDDGLSEQDPKTPSLSNDGKTCDRSFSQSKLEVIEEEKTPSEDGGDNVKANSDQNPGDEKDYTLEGRHPDRLGDKHGFADSYFGYELEEELNSTFKTVATKGLDFDPWSSKGGEGEGVFDTKAKEEDPKPFGLSVEDKSQATTPDTTPARTPTDESTPTSEPNPFPFHEGKMFEMTRSGAIDMSKRDFVEERLQFFQIGPQSPCERTDLRMAIVADHLGLSWTELAREMNFSVDEINHIRVENPNSLTAQSFMLLKKWVSRDGKNATTDALTGVLTKVNRMDIVTLLEGPIFDYGNITGTRSFADDSAVYLDQADDCHSILAELQYPAELHSEPSVTECHSKSPTLTIDPDPNPVQLHPDPPTFILTQSGPWTDHELPGVDPDTSTRNPPRPSELSLAIPTHGSDPPLATNTGMSEGDQVLIVGMEEEKKEVDSSLRRITFSSPEQVPLLLSPSSTSPLGEEQREAMGPSGDEGALVVVKGVDEEMVGTCEVADEGDKMIEEREKETMNAAVVVEEGPEMMAEEGGDYLLPQAWAEALGEQAVSGSTEEEDGDEDAITDEKSLLEDIHLEEGSEEKEMTEARVQGILSEVQQAEKDMCSLPGWHSETSSINVEPPTPGRSVSSDLLDRQENSQENSSDSITSSSRGEPGRTRQNGDPTELPPQDGSLPASQDPANGRTGHGKEEGTFVSQKKVQRFSESGSDEERIVTTRVFRRRVVLKGEQAKNIPGESVTEEKFTDEDGNIITRKVIRKVIRRVSTPTPDDQGGDRGKWEKGDPWLCPFLQEELEQGDGTKNRRKMERRSGEKKLHS from the exons ATGGCTGTTTTTCTAT GTGAAGATGCAATGACTGGCGACACTGACAAATATCTGAGGCCCCAGGACCTAAAGGAGTTGGGGGACGACTCTCTCCCGCAGGAGGGCTACATGGGCTTTAGCATAGGAGTCCGCTCAGCAAG CCCTAGGATCAG CCTACGCTCCTTCAGTTCGGATAGGTCCAACACCCTCAACCGCAGCTCCTACGCACGGGACAGCATGATGATCGAGGAGATCCTGGCCCCAACCAAGGACACG CTTCAGAGTGTCTGTAAAGACCTTTCCTACTTGGTTGACCCTCTTAATAAG CACCTGGCTGTAACTCGGGACTATGATGCAGACTGTCTGAGGCGCTATAGCTGGACCCCAGACACCATTGACCACAGCAACACTGTGTCCAGCCCCATTCACTCAGG CTTGTCCTCCCCGCTCCCTCAGTATGACTCCAG ATTCCTGGTCAGTTTTATGGTGGATGCCCGTGGCGGGTCCATGAGAGGAAGCCGAAGCAATGGCATGCGTATCATCATCCCGCCCCGGAAGTGCACAGCTCCGACCCGGATCACCTGCCGCCTGGCCAAGAGGCACAAGCTGGCGTACCCCCCGCCcatggtggagggagagggccTCGTCAGCCGTCTGGTGGAGGTCGGCCCTGCGGGAGCCCAGTTTTTGGG ACCCGTGATCGTGGAGATTCCTCATTTCGGCTCCATGCGGGGCAACGAAAGGGAGCTGATTGTGCTCCGGAGTGACAACGGTGACACTTGGAAGGAGCACCAGTACGACTGTCACCCAAGTGACATTACGGACATTCTCAACGGAATGGACGAAG AACTGGACACGGATGCGGAGCTGGAGAAGAAGCGGATCTGTCGAATCATCACCAGGGACTTCCCCCAGTACTTTGCGGTGGTGTCCAGGATCAAGCAGGAGAGTAACCACATGGGTCCAGAGGGTGGGACTCTGTCCAGCCAGACGGTGCCCATGGTTCAGGCCTCGTTCCCACAGGGGGCACTTACCAAGAAGATACGTGTTGGCCTGCAG GCTCAGCCTGTCCCAGACAACATGGTGAGGAATCTCCTTGGCAACAGGGCCACCTTCAGCCCTATCGTTACCGTTGAGCCTAGGAGGAGAAAGTTTCACAAGCCCATCACCATGACGATCCCTGTCCCACCCCGATCTGCAGAGGGCCACCCCAGTGGACACAGGGGGGACTCCACCCCCTGCCTGCGCCTTCTTTGCAGCATTACAG GTGGAACATCTCCTGCCCAGTGGGAGGACATCACAGGGACCACTCCCCTGTCCTTTGTCACAGACTGTGTTTCCTTCACCACAAACGTGTCGGCCAG GTTTTGGCTTGCGGACTGTCACCAGATTCCTGAGACGGTCGGTCTGGCCTCTCAGTTATACCGGGAGCTGATCTGTGTGCCATACCTGGCCAAGTTTGTGGTGTTTGCCAAGATGAACGATCCTGTGGAGTCACGCCTCCGCTGCTTCTGTATGACAGACGACAAGGTAGACAAGACTCTGGAACAGCAGGAGAACTTTGAGGAGGTGGCCAGGAGCAAGGACATCGAG GTGTTAGAGGGCAAGCCTATCCATGTGGATTGCTATGGCAACTTATCTCCTCTAATCAAGAACGGGCAGCAGCTGGTCTTCAACTTCTTCTCTTTCAAAGAGAACCGACTTCCTTTCAATGTGAAG ATCAGAGACATAGGCCAAGAACCATGCGGTCGACTTTCCTTCTTGAAAGAGCCGAAAACCACTAAAGGTCTTCCACAGACTGCTATATGCAATTTAAATATCACACTGCCAACTCATAAGAAG GACATGATGGAGTCTGATCCTGATGATGAG aCTGAAAAACCAGACCGACGCCATACCTTTGCCTCCTTAGCTTTGCGTAAGCGCTACAGCTATCTGACCGACCCTGCAGCGA AAACAACTGATCGGGGCACGCCGAGAACACAGCCTACTGGCTACACTTACAAACCTGTCTTTTCAACGAGATCTTATCAGGCGTGGTCGGCTGTTCCTGTCTCCGTCCCTGGGCAAGCCAAGTCTGGGTTCGGTTCCCACTCCAGTTCGTCGTCCAACACGCCCACTGCCTCTCCACTGAAGTCTGTATGGTCCATCACCTCAGCGTCCCCCATCAAGTCAAACATAGGGGGCTCACCAGCCCATTCCATCAAGTCAGTCAGCGATGTAGTTTCGCCCATCAGGTCATATAGGACCATTTCATCCCCGATAAAGACTGTAGTTCAGCAGGCCCAGTACCCAGTTCAGGTCACCCCCAGTCTCCTGTCATCACCAGTCAGAAGTGTTCCAGATCCCGTTTCCGTCAAGGGACTAGCAGCATTGTCTGCTAGAACCTCTCCAATCACCACTGGTGGAGGGTGTCTGCTAGAAAGATCTTCAATCGCCATGACTCCACCTGCTTCCCCCAAATCCTCACTGAACATGTACAGTTCAACTCCATTCAAGGGCGTTATTGTGAGCACAGGCACTGCGACATCGTCCTCGCCTATAAAAACGGTCCCTGGCCTTTCCTCTGTCCGTTCGAGTGCAGACCCTTCAAGCCCCTCAAGGAgtctcttttcctccctttcctcaCCAATTAAATCCAACACTCCTACTGCTGCAGCTCTGATAAATGGAACAGTTTCTCCTACGAAGTACCGGTCCTCCTCGCCCACGTCCATACTCTCTAGTAGCTTACAGGAGAGGATACAGGCAACCACCAATGCGGCAACAACAAGCGTTAATGCAGCCTTTGACGAGGTTGAAAAAACTTTCACTTCCTGCTCTGCCTCCGGATATGGCACTCTCAAGTCCATGTCCTCTTCAGCGTCATCCTCTTACCAATCCATACGATCCTCAGCCTCTAGTTCCCTATATGCCTCTCTAAGGTCCCCTCCGAACTCGACCACCACTGTTACGTCTGGCACCATGACTGTCCCAGTGTATTCAGTTATAAATGTGTTGCCAGAGCCCCAATTTAAAAAGCTCCCTGAGGTATCAAAGTCAACCGCTGCCCTCTTGTCACCTCGGAAAACGATGCCGATTGAGACAAACTCTCAAACCCAGTCTTCCTTCAACAGAACTCTGTCACCTGTCAAATCCCCCTTATTCATGTCCCCGTCTGCCCTAAAATCCACCGCCCCATCCCCACTGTCCTCCAGCCAAGAGATACTGAAGGATGTGGCAGAAATGAAAGAGGACTTGATACGTATGTCTAATATCTTGCAAACAGAACCAAGTTCAGCTTCCAAAGGTTTCCAGTCTGACTCTCCCaaagagaccaaaatagaggaCGAGGAGCCTTACAGAATTGTAGAGAAAGTGaaacaggacctggtcaaagtTAGTGAGATACTGACGAAGGATACAGTGAAGGATAGCAAGATgggttttaaaatgaatttaacAGATGAGGCGCAATTCTCTAAACATGCTCCAGTGGATCCCCAGCAAAGCAATTGGAGTTATCCACCAAGatatgagactgtggtccctcAAATTAAGACTAAGACTATACCAGACAGAGATTTCAATCTATCGAAGGTAGTAGACTATTTGACAAATGATATTGGCAGTAGTTCTATCTCAAAAATTGCAGATACAAAGCATAGATCTGATGAGGttagaagagagggagaggagaaacagaaacGTATGCTTAAACCTGAGCACAAGCTAAAAATGCCACCTGCAAACATGCGTTCCTCTGCCTCTGAAAAAGAGCTCTGCAAATTAGCAGATGTGCTATTTGGACCTGACACCATGTTAGAATCTCCAGATGACATCTCCCATGACCAGGACAAGAGTCCCCTTTCAGATAGTGGCTTTGAGACAAGGAGTGAAAGGACACCCTCTGCTCCACAGAGTGCAGAAGGCATGGGGCCTAAGGCACTTTTCCAGGATATTCCACCAGTAATTACTGAGACAAGGACTGAGGTTGTTCATGTTATTAGGAGTTATGAGTCTCCTGAAGACAACAAACAACCAATGATGGAGGATACACGGGCAGTTAGATACATTGATGCTGAATCCAAAGGGATCAGTGCATCCAATGTAGACCAGTCGAAAGCATTTCAGTTAAAAATCAGCCCAGAGGATGACTCAGTGGGCAAAGGTATGCGGGTGAAGGAAGAGACCCACATCACGACTACTACTCGAATGGTCTACCACAAACCCCAGAGTAAAGAGAATACTTCAGAGAGAATAGAGGAATCAATGTCAGTGCATGATATCATGAAAGCATTCCAGTCAGGCAGAGATCCTTCCAGAGAACTTTCTGGACTGTTCGAGCACAAAGCTAGCAATGACGACACATCACAGAGGGTTCTTGAGGATGTCAACTCAAAACCCAAAGTTGAAAGAATAATTGAGGTTCACATTGAAAAAGGCAACAAAACTGAACCAACGGAGGTCATCATCCGGGAAACAAAAAATCACCCAGAAAAGGAGATGTACTTTTACCAAGGGAACAGTAGAATGTCAAAACAGGGCGAAGAGGAGCCTGAAGAAATGCTCCCCTGTTACCTAGAGTCTTCCAGAGTAAACACACCCGTTTCACAGGATGAAGACAGTCGTCCAAGCTCTGCACAGCTTATGGCAGATGACTCATACAAAACCCTAAAGCTACTCAGCCAGCACTCTGTGGAATATACTGATGATGAATCATCAGAACTCAGAGGAGAGTCCTACAACTTCGCAGACAAAATGCTTCTCTCTGAGAAACCAGACACATCTCACTCTGACACAGAGGAATATTTAAGGGACCGGTCTCGTTTTCATTCCTCAGATAGTAGTCATTATAGTCAGGGAAGGTCTAGTGGACCAAGGCAAGAATATGTTTTGAGttcatcaaaaacaaacacatctggCCAAAATGCCAATGTAGATGATAACTTTGACAAACTAACATTATTGCAGTATTCCTCAGAACCAGGTAGCCCAAAGCACTCTGTTTGGATGCGTGTCACTGATGACAGACAGAGCAAGAATAGAGAAAAGATGATATATGAAGACAGAGTAGACAGAACTGTTAAGGAAGCCGAGGAAAAGCTCAGTGAAGTCTCTCAGTTTTTTCGTGATAAGACAGAGAAACTAAACGATGAGCTTTCGTCCCCTGAAAAGAAGTCCCGCAGGTCAGACTTCAGGGAAACCCGATCAGGGCCAAGCTCTACACACAGCAGTCCTGAAAGATCAGAATACAGGAATGGGGGCAGTGGTGAAGAATGTAGAGACCGTTTCAGAGAGAGGTTTGGCTCCAGTGATAGAAAATGTGCTAGTTTACCAAGCAGCCCAGAAAGAAGAGTGCTGCTACAATATAATGATGACAATAGAAAACCAGGGGATGGCACCTCACACACCAATGCAAGTGATGCCTCTAAACCTTTTCAAATGTCATCTTCCAAAGTCAGTGCTGTCAGGCTACAATTTGAACAACAGGCTCAGAAGCAAGATAAAAGTGCCCAATGGGGACACACATCTAATCCCCCAGTAAGAAAACTCCAGGAAAGTAAACTGCCTGTGTATCAAGTTTTTGCCGGCTCAAATATCCCTAAATCACCAGACAGTCCAGGAACCACCAGGAAAGTCCTAGATAGTGAGGTAAGAGGATCTAGTGGACCAAGCCCCAATACTAATAGGTATATTTATTCATCTCCTAAACATGTCATGAATGAAATTGAACAGGAAGAAAAGAAGTATTGCAAAACATGGGAATGTCATGGAAATGGAAACTATAAACCCCAAGTGTCAAAACTTGCTAACACTTCTGTTCAAAATGTACATGACCATGACAGCAACAATTCACCAAGAGAACTGCAGAGTTTTAGAGATGGAATAGCAAGTAATGAAGAGACAAccaagaaaataatatatactgAGCTAGTGGTCCAAGAAAACCCAAATAGTAGAGATGTCCGTACTTGTAGTCAAAAAAAAAACTCGGAATCACAAATTCCAGTTAGAATGCCGTCTAGTTTGTCAGAGAGTCATCAATCCACTTCATTAAGGTTAGAAACTTCTGTTAAACTGTGTGAAAGGGCAGGGTCACAAATACCGACTTTAACAAAAAATCGGTTACACAGAGGTTGTGAAGGCAACAAACCTACGAACAGCTCATCCTTAGGAAAATGCTCTGACTCTATTGATAGTAATCTGTCAACTATAGTGTGTAATGGTATCGGTAGCGACCAAGTAGAGTACTTGGAAAATATAACCCCTGTAGTTGTCACTGAGGGTTTCAAAGACATCAAACCATTGCCAGTTTATGTTAGTATCCAAGTTGGCAAGCAATATGAAAAAGAAACAGCTGAGCAGCTGGGAACATACAAAAAGATAGTGAGTCATGAAAGTCGAACAGTTCATGAAACAAGGGGAGCGTTTTATTCTGTCAAACAAAAACAGCCCCCATCCCCTCAAGGAAGCCCTGAGGATGACACTCTAGAACAAGTTACTTTCATGGACAGCTCAAAAAGTCCTGTTACACCTGAGACACCAAGTTCTGAGGAGGTGAGCCTTGCCTCTAGAACACCAGAGTCTGTGATAGGTTACATTCCCAGTATGCCAAGTCCAATAGCTGAGGAGtcagaggaagatgaaggaCAGACCTTAATTTACAAGGAGTCTCTGCTTAAGAAAGCCAAGACTGCCTCATCAGAACCTTCCAACAGAAATCAGGAAACATTGAAACATCCAAAGGAGAAAAGAGTTGCTTACATTGAGtttcccccacctccacctttAGAGGCAGAACAATCTGACCCTGAGAAGAGGGGGTCTTGTGCCTCCTCAGAGGCTGAGACAGAGATGATGGAGGTAAATCTCCAAGAGGAGCATGATCGGCACCTCCTTGCAGAGCCCATTATCAGGGTTCAGCCTCCTTCACCAGTTCCCCCTGGAGCAGATGACAGTGACTCTAGCGATGATGAGTCTGTCTTCCACCCCATCCCCAACAAAAAGTACACCTTCAAGATGAAGGAAAAGGAGGAAGGAGAAAAGCGTTTGAAACCCAAAAAGCCTGAGAGGAATGGAAACAACAAGGAGTCAGGAACTAATGGTGCTGAAAAAGCAGAGGATATCGACTTGGAGCCAAATGGCAATGACCAGTCAATCACAGACTGCTCTATAGCCACAACTGCTGAGTTCTCTCATGACACAGATGCAACCGAAATAGACTCTCTCGATGGTTATGACCTTCAAGATGAGGATGATGGGTTGAGTGAGCAAGACCCTAAAACACCCAGTCTGTCTAATGACGGCAAGACATGTGATCGTTCATTTAGTCAATCCAAGCTTGAAGTCATCGAGGAAGAGAAAACGCCAAGCGAGGATGGAGGTGATAATGTGAAAGCAAACTCGGACCAAAACCCTGGAGATGAAAAAGATTACACTCTTGAGGGAAGACATCCAGATAGACTCGGAGATAAACATGGCTTTGCAGATAGCTACTTTGGGTATGAACTCGAAGAGGAGTTAAACTCTACCTTCAAAACGGTTGCCACAAAAGGCTTGGACTTTGACCCCTGGTCAAGCAAAggcggagaaggagaaggagttTTTGATACCAAAGCAAAAGAAGAAGATCCCAAGCCTTTTGGGTTGTCTGTGGAGGACAAGTCACAAGCCACCACTCCAGACACTACCCCTGCTAGAACCCCGACTGACGAGAGCACACCAACTAGTGAGCCTAACCCTTTCCCCTTCCACGAAGGGAAGATGTTTGAGATGACACGCAGTGGTGCAATTGACATGAGCAAGCGGGACTTTGTTGAAGAGAGGCTTCAATTTTTCCAGATTG GTCCTCAGAGTCCCTGTGAGAGAACAGACCTGCGCATGGCCATCGTGGCTGACCACCTGGGACTTAGCTGGACTG AGCTGGCCCGAGAAATGAACTTCTCCGTGGATGAGATCAACCACATTCGAGTGGAGAACCCCAACTCCCTGACTGCACAGAGCTTCATGCTGCTAAAAAAATGGGTCAGCCGGGACGGTAAAAACGCAACCA CGGATGCCTTAACTGGAGTGCTGACCAAAGTTAATCGGATGGATATTGTGACTTTACTGGAGGGGCCGATATTTGACTATGGTAACATTACAGGCACGAGAAGTTTTGCCGATGATAGCGCTGTTTACCTGGATCAGGCTGATG ATTGTCACAGCATCCTAGCAGAGCTGCAGTACCCAGCCGAACTGCACTCTGAACCTTCCGTCACGGAGTGCCACTCTAAATCCCCTACCCTTACCATTGATCCCGACCCCAACCCTGTCCAGTTACACCCAGACCCACCTACCTTTATCCTTACCCAATCTGGGCCGTGGACCGACCACGAGCTGCCTGGCGTGGACCCTGACACCTCCACTAGGAATCCTCCTAGACCCAGTGAGCTGTCCCTGGCCATTCCCACCCATGGGTCAGATCCCCCCCTTGCCACCAACACAGGAATGTCTGAAGGTGACCAGGTGCTGATAGTCGGAATGGAAGAAGAGAAAAAGGAAGTGGACTCGAGCCTCCGGCGGATTACCTTTTCTTCTCCTGAACAAGTCCCCTTGTTGTTATCGCCGAGCTCAACGTCACCACTGGGGGAAGAGCAACGGGAAGCCATGGGACCGTCAGGGGACGAGGGCGCTCTGGTGGTTGTGAAGGGAGTTGACGAGGAGATGGTAGGGACGTGTGAGGTTGCGGACGAGGGTGATAAAATGATagaagagagggaaaaggaaaCAATGAATGCGGCTGTGGTTGTGGAAGAGGGCCCTGAGATGATGGCAGAGGAGGGGGGGGATTATCTCTTGCCCCAGGCCTGGGCTGAGGCATTAGGGGAGCAGGCCGTGTCTGGTTCCACCGAGGAAGAGGACGGGGACGAAGACGCGATTACAGACGAGAAGTCGCTTTTGGAGGATATTCATTTGGAGGAAGGCTcagaggagaaggagatgaCGGAGGCCAGGGTTCAGGGGATTCTCAGTGAGGTGCAGCAGGCAGAAAAAGACATGTGTTCACTTCCAGGTTGGCACAGTGAGACATCCAGCATCAACGTGGAGCCACCCACACCTGGCCGCAGTGTGAGCTCAGACCTGCTTGACCGCCAAGAAAACAG CCAGGAGAACTCCAGTGACTCCATCACGTCTTCCTCTAGAGGGGAGCCGGGGAGGACTAGGCAGAATGGTGATCCCACAGAGTTACCACCACAGGATGGGTCACTTCCTGCATCGCAGGACCCAGCCAACGGAAGAACCGGACATGGCAAGGAAGAAGGCACATTTGTGTCCCAGAAAAAAGTCCAG CGTTTTAGTGAGTCCGGCTCTGATGAGGAACGGATCGTCACTACCAGGGTGTTTCGACGCCGGGTCGTTCTTAAG GGAGAACAGGCAAAGAATATTCCTGGCGAATCAGTGACAGAAGAAAAATTCACAGATGAAGACGGTAACATCATCACTAGAAAA GTCATCAGAAAGGTCATCCGGCGGGTATCCACGCCAACACCTGATGACCAGGGCGGGGACAGGGGGAAGTGGGAGAAAGGAGACCCCTGGCTCTGCCCTTTCTTACAGGAGGAGCTAGAG CAAGGAGATGGAACTAAAAACAGGAGAAAAATGGAGAGGAGGTCAGGAGAAAAGAAGCTTCACTCATAG